The DNA sequence ACCTCTCTGACGTCGAGACCGGCTCGCTGGCAGAGATTGGCCAGAAAGCCGATCTGGCGGTTGTGGTAGGCGGCGATGGGAACATGCTTGGCGCAGCGCGCGTACTGGCGCGTTACGATATTAAAGTGATTGGCATCAACCGCGGCAATTTAGGTTTTTTGACCGATCTTGATCCGGACAATGCTCAGCAGCAGCTCGCCGACGTGCTGGAAGGAAAATATATCACCGAAAGCCGGTTTCTGCTGGAAGCGCAGGTATGTCGTCAGGGACGCGATCCGCGTGTAGGCACCGCCATCAATGAGGTGGTGCTGCATCCCGGCAAGGTCGCGCATATGATTGAGTTCGAAGTGTATATCGATGAAACGTTTGCCTTTTCGCAGCGCTCCGATGGCCTGATTATCTCAACGCCAACCGGCTCGACCGCCTATTCGCTTTCTGCTGGTGGGCCAATTTTAACGCCTTCTCTGGATGCGATTGTAATTGTGCCGATGTTTCCGCACACGCTTTCAGCCCGACCATTAGTGATTAACAGCAACAGCACTATCCGGCTGCGCTTTTCCCATATGCGCAGCGATCTGGAAATCAGCTGTGACAGCCAAATTGCGCTGCCAATTCAGGAAGGCGAGGATGTTTTGATTCGCCGCAACGACGATCACCTTAATCTGATCCATCCAGAAAACTATAACTACTTTAATACGTTGAGTTCGAAACTCGGCTGGTCGAAAAAATTGTTTTAAAATCGACAGCCAGCTACTTTACTGGTTATAAAACCAGTATATACTGTATGAAAAACCATATCTGTGTTTTCATACAGGAACGTTAACGATGCTGGCACAACTGACCATCAGTAATTTTGCGATTGTTCGTGAACTTGAAATCGATTTTCAGCGTGGCATGACCGCGATTACCGGCGAAACCGGTGCGGGTAAGTCTATTGCAATTGATGCTTTAGGCTTGTGCCTGGGCGGTCGCGCTGAAGCCGATATGGTGCGTCAGGGTGCGACCCGCGCCGACATCTGTGCCAGATTTTCCCTCAAAGATACGCCATCCGCCCAGCAGTGGCTGGTTGATAACCAGCTTGATGAAGGTAACGAGTGCCTGTTGCGTCGGGTTATCAGCAGCGACGGCCGTTCACGTGGCTTTATCAACGGTACCGCCGTCCCCCTTTCCCAACTGCGCGACTTAGGCCAGCTGTTAATTCAGATCCACGGTCAGCACGCTCACCAGCTGTTGCTGAAGCCTGAACATCAGAAAACGCTGCTGGATGGCTACGCCGGTGAAACCAGCCTGATGCAGGAGATGGCGCAGAGCTATCGTCAGTGGCACCAGAGCTGCCGCATCCTTGCGCAACACCAGCAGCTGTCGCAGGAGCGCGAAGCCCGTCGCGAGCTGTTGCAGTATCAGCTGAAAGAGCTGAACGAATTTGCGCCGGTAGCGGGCGAATATGAAAACATTGATGAAGAATATAAGCGTCTCGCCAATAGCGGGCAGCTGCTTTCAACCAGCCAACAGGCGTTGATGCTGCTCGCCGATGGTGAAAGCAATACGTTACAGAATCAGCTGTATACCGCCCAGCAGCTGCTGAGCGAGCTGGTTTCGATGGACGACAAGCTGAACGGCGTCTGTTCAATGCTGGATGAGGCCGCTATTCAGATAAGCGAAGCGAGCGATGAGCTGCGCCATTACTGCGAACGTCTGGACCTCGATCCTAACCGGCTTTACGAGCTGGAACAGCGCCTGTCACGCCAAATCGCCCTGTCGCGCAAACACCATATTTCGCCGGAAGATCTGCCCGTCTTTCATCAGCAGCTGCTGGAAGAGCAGGCGTTGCTCGACCAGCAGGAGAGCGATCAGGATGAACTGACGCTCGCCGTGACTAAGCATCACAAAATCGCCCTGAGCTGTGCTGAACAGCTTCATCAGCGCCGTGCGCACTACGCCGAAGAGTTGAGCCAGCTGATTGGTGAAAGTATGCATACGCTGTCGATGCCGCACGGTCAGCTGGCTATTGAGGTACAGTTCAATAGCGATCATCTTACGGCTGAAGGGGCTGACCGCATCGAGTTCCGCGTTACCACCAACCCTGGCCAGCCATTACAGCCGCTGTCGAAAGTGGCTTCAGGCGGTGAACTCTCCCGCATCGCGCTGGCGATTCAGGTTATCACTGCCCGCAAGATGGATACGCCTGCGCTGATTTTCGATGAGGTGGATGTGGGGATCAGCGGCCCAACCGCTGCGGTGGTCGGTAAAATGCTGCGCCAGCTGGGGGAATCGACTCAGGTCATGTGCGTGACTCACCTGCCGCAGGTTGCAGGCTGTGGCAATCAGCATTTCTACGTCAGTAAAGAGACCGACGGCGAAATGACCGAAACGCATATGCGACCGCTGGATAAGCGCGCTCGTCTTCAGGAACTTGCCCGTTTGCTGGGCGGCAGCGAAGTCACGCGTAACACTCTGGCGAATGCGAAAGAGCTTTTAGCGGCCTGATACCGCACTTTTTTGGCCCCTTGTGGTCATAAGCTTGTTCCGTAGAGGTTTCAAACTGCGGAAAGGTTTATTATCATCGGCTTCTTACGCTGTTATCGAAGCGATAATCCGATACAGCCAGATGCCGGTCATTGATGCACGGGATATCTGGCGTAACTGTTGTCGCCAGCGTGAGTCAGGTTAAGCAGTTTTGCATGGCGAGAGCGCAGGACTGCCGATCGGATTCAGGCTGGCAAATAAAATAGCCAGATGCCCAAGGTGTTGGCCCGAAAAGGAATAAAGATACTTATGCGCTGTAAAACGCTGACTGCTGCGGCGGTGGTTCTTCTGATGATGACCGCTGGATGTTCCACTCTGGAGCGAGTGGTTTACCGGCCAGACATCAACCAGGGAAACTACCTGGTTGCGAATGACGTTTCTAAAATCCATACCGGCATGACCCAACAGCAGGTGGCTTACACCCTGGGCACGCCGATGATGCGCGATCCTTTTGGTAGCAACGTCTGGTATTACGTTTTCCGTCAGGAGCCAGGCCATGAGCCTGTTAAGCAGCAGACGCTGACGCTGACCTTTGATGGTAGCGGCACGCTGACTAACATTGATAACAAACCTGAACTGGCTTCAGGCAAGCAGTAACAGAACAGCAACGGTGACGTAATCCGTTGCGCTGAGGTTTGACAGATAAGGCGCTTTTAGCGCCTTATTTTTTTGCCGCGCGTTCGGCGCGCTGACGACGTAGCTCTTTTGGATCGGCCAATAGCGGACGATAAATCTCAATCCGATCGCCGGCCTGCACCTCATCGCCCAGCTTCACCGGACGACTAAAAACGCCAACCTTGTTGCGGGTAAGATCGATATCGCTGCGCAGCTCCAAAATGCCTGAAGCCTTGATTGCCTGCTCAACGGTCGCGCCCTCTTCCACGTTCACCGTGTAGAAATACTGTTTTTCCGGTAAGGCATAAACAACTTCGACCGCGATATTAGGCACTGTAGACCTCTTTAGCGCGCTTGGTAAACGCCTGAACCATGCTGCTGGCCAGCTCTTTGAAGATG is a window from the Pantoea sp. CCBC3-3-1 genome containing:
- the bamE gene encoding outer membrane protein assembly factor BamE, which translates into the protein MRCKTLTAAAVVLLMMTAGCSTLERVVYRPDINQGNYLVANDVSKIHTGMTQQQVAYTLGTPMMRDPFGSNVWYYVFRQEPGHEPVKQQTLTLTFDGSGTLTNIDNKPELASGKQ
- a CDS encoding RnfH family protein; protein product: MPNIAVEVVYALPEKQYFYTVNVEEGATVEQAIKASGILELRSDIDLTRNKVGVFSRPVKLGDEVQAGDRIEIYRPLLADPKELRRQRAERAAKK
- the nadK gene encoding NAD(+) kinase, yielding MNNHFNCIGIVGHPRHPTALTTHEMLYRWLTARGYEVIIEQQIARELNLSDVETGSLAEIGQKADLAVVVGGDGNMLGAARVLARYDIKVIGINRGNLGFLTDLDPDNAQQQLADVLEGKYITESRFLLEAQVCRQGRDPRVGTAINEVVLHPGKVAHMIEFEVYIDETFAFSQRSDGLIISTPTGSTAYSLSAGGPILTPSLDAIVIVPMFPHTLSARPLVINSNSTIRLRFSHMRSDLEISCDSQIALPIQEGEDVLIRRNDDHLNLIHPENYNYFNTLSSKLGWSKKLF
- the recN gene encoding DNA repair protein RecN, which produces MLAQLTISNFAIVRELEIDFQRGMTAITGETGAGKSIAIDALGLCLGGRAEADMVRQGATRADICARFSLKDTPSAQQWLVDNQLDEGNECLLRRVISSDGRSRGFINGTAVPLSQLRDLGQLLIQIHGQHAHQLLLKPEHQKTLLDGYAGETSLMQEMAQSYRQWHQSCRILAQHQQLSQEREARRELLQYQLKELNEFAPVAGEYENIDEEYKRLANSGQLLSTSQQALMLLADGESNTLQNQLYTAQQLLSELVSMDDKLNGVCSMLDEAAIQISEASDELRHYCERLDLDPNRLYELEQRLSRQIALSRKHHISPEDLPVFHQQLLEEQALLDQQESDQDELTLAVTKHHKIALSCAEQLHQRRAHYAEELSQLIGESMHTLSMPHGQLAIEVQFNSDHLTAEGADRIEFRVTTNPGQPLQPLSKVASGGELSRIALAIQVITARKMDTPALIFDEVDVGISGPTAAVVGKMLRQLGESTQVMCVTHLPQVAGCGNQHFYVSKETDGEMTETHMRPLDKRARLQELARLLGGSEVTRNTLANAKELLAA